Genomic window (Arachis hypogaea cultivar Tifrunner chromosome 13, arahy.Tifrunner.gnm2.J5K5, whole genome shotgun sequence):
attaaaagagctgTTTTCTCTATTAACCCGTTTTCAGCTCCGGAGGATGATGGTTATACGGCAAAATTTTACCAATTTTTCTGGGACACCATCAAAGAGGATGTTCTAAGGGCAGTTCGCAACTTCTTTAGGGGAGAAaaaatacttaaaacttttaaccaCACTCATATTTGCCTCATACCAAAGATTAATAATGCAACTACTATGGCTCAAGTGAGACCTATAAGCTTGAGTACAGTTTTTTATAAGATTATTTCAAAAATGCTTATTCAATTCCTCATGAATAAAATTGTTAGTGAAAATCAAAGTGCGTTTATCAAAGGAAGGTTAATAAATGATAATGTACTTATAGCACATGAGTTTATGCATTTTCTGAAGAATAAGAGATTTGGGGATTGGGACATGGCTTTGAAATTAGACATGAGTAAGGCATACGACAGGGTAGAGTGGAGTTTTTTATGGAGGATTATGCAACAGCTTGAATTTTGTGATCGATGGATTAATTGGCTCAAAGAGTGTGTGTCTACTGTTTCATATTCTGTTACTGTGGATGGTCAACCTAGAGGTTTCTTTCGACCTACTAGAGGGCTCAGACAAGGAGACCCTCTTTCCCCATACCTATTTATTCTTTGTGCAGAGGGGTTATCCCATCTGCTCCACAGAGGAGAACAGAATAATGGGCTAACTGGCCTTAAATTAAACAGTCATTGCCCTACCATTAGCCATTTATTCTTTGCTGATAACTCTATCATATTCAGTAAAGCTAATCCTCAGTCTTGCCAGAGTATTATGCAGATATTACAGTTATATGGACTTATTAGTGGTCAAGAGACTAACCTGAATAAATTGGCCGTGTTCTTCAGCCGAAATACACCACAGTATAACAGAGACGAGCTTGTGAATATTCTTCAGGTCCCCAATGTTGATGCTCAAGATAAATATCTAGGGTTGCCGACCACTgtctagaaataaaaaaaaatcaacattcaAATTTGTCAAGAAAAAGGTTAGCAAAAAACTGCAGCAATGGAAGAGAACTTTGCTATCAGTTAGTGgtaaaaaagttttaattaaatcaaTTGGCTTGACAATCCCAATTTATACATTTGGCTGTTTCAAGCTTCCTGAGATTTTTGTGGACGAGATTCAGAGTTTGTTGACACTCTTTTGGTGGGGACAAAAGCAGGGGAAAAGGAAGATACAATGGATAAAGTGGGACACTTTATGTCGACCAAAAGGATACGAGAGATTGGGGTTCAAGGACCTCAAGGCTTTTAATTTGGCTATGCTTGGCAAACAACGATGGCGTTTAATCACTAGACCTCAATCAATGGTTACAAAGGTGTTTAAGAGTAAGTATTTCAGACACACTTCCTTCCTAAAAGCTGACACATGGCACAATCCATCATGGGCTTGGAGGAGTTTACTAGAAGGTAAAAAAAGTCTAGAAAAAGGTGTTATATGGCAAGTTAGAAGACAGTTTATGATTAGAATTTGGGAGGATCATTGGGTTGAAAATTAGGGACTGCTATCACATATGCAAGACCAACAAATTAACCCCAATTTAATTTGGGTAGCTCAACTCATCACAGAATCTGGGAATTAGAACActgaattaattaataataattttcagCCAAAAATTGCACATGCCATCATACAAACACAGATTCATTCAGGGGAAGACAAGATCAAATGgaataaggaaaaaaaagagaCTTACACTGTGAAATCAGGATATGAGGTGGGGTTCCTTTTCTTCCGTGCCCCAATTGAAATGATGCCAGCACACTTTTGGAATAAGCGAATTTGGTCAGCACTCTGGGACCTCAAGTGCCCAATGAAGATGAAGGTTCTACTATGGAAAGCTTTGCACAGAGGCCTCCCTATTAGAAAAAGGTTAAATGCAAGGATTCCAGCCATAATCAGCACATGCCCACGGTGTAACCAACATGAAGAAACAGTCAACCACTGTTTACTTACCTGTATTCACTCAAGACAGGTTTGGAATCTAGCTCAAATTTCAGCAGCTGACCCGAAAGAAGAAGACAACAATAATCTATTTTGCAAATGGTGGAAGACAATACTTGACAGAACAAACGGCGATAGCCACCAAAAGAAACGAAGAAGTTTGGTAGCGTGTTTGATTTGGAGCATATGGACTAGCCGTAACAAATGAATTTTTGAAGGCAAAGTATTGACACCAGAAGAGATTTGGAAGGTAGCTGAATATTCAATTGAAGAATTATTGCAAAAAAATTTTTGGACCCTAATTTCTCACTTAGTTCTTACTCTTTCCTATTTGAGTTTCAATTGTAATTGAAAAGCCATCCCTCTTTTGTTATTGACGGTTAGATTTTAGATGTTTATATTTCTTtcctttatttaaataaaatgcatctattgtcttggattttttttcgctcaaatttttttaacaattaaaagtaTCTTGTTCCCGGAtaaaaaccacaaaaaaaaaaagcagaattatttagaaaaaaacaAATCTCCGAAGAAGTTAAAAATTAAGCGCACAATTCACAATTGGGTTGGAACTTGGAAGGAAGCAAAATCAAATGGAGAAAGTCGAACAGCCACCACAAAACTGGAGCGAAGCCGCGGAGGACCTCGCCGCCGCCGGAGACACCGACGGCGCCATCGCTTTCATCGAATCGGTGATCTCAAATCTTGAGCTCCAAACCCTAAAAGACCCTTCCGATTCCATCGTCACGCAGCTCCAATTGGCCTCCGCTCTCACCGAATTGGCCACACTTTACTCATCCAAGGGTTTCTCCCTCAAAGCCGATGAACTTAGAACCCGCGCTTCTCTCATCAAACAAACGCAACAAAAGtaccttctttttttctttcctcttccGTTTGAAATGCAACACTTAAATTAGGAATTTCTAAACAAAATGTCCCCCCCCCCCTCTTCCATTTTCAGTGAGACGCGAGTTGGGAAAGAGTACGAGGGGGAAAGGATTGCACCGACTAatcttgcttcttcttcttcttcttcttcttcttcttcgtcttgcAAAGATTCTAACTTTAACGGGGATTTGGATCGTGGTAAAGTAGCGTAAATTTTCCTGCAAAAATTGGTTGCAATGTGCCTATGTTAATCGGAAttagttctttttatttatttatttatttattttttatcttctgaAGGGCTTAATGAGAAGCATGCGGAATTGCCTGCTGAGACTTCCCCTCACAATGATTCTTCAGACGATGGTAtgttttcaattttcattatctTGGATAACAATTGTTTGTTTATATATTTGTTCTTGGTTAAGTTGCTTAATTTTAGATTTAGAATCAAGTTAGGTGTAGCATCACAGTCATAATCCACTCAATGACTTAAGGGTGGAAGCTTAACTTCCTTAATTTTTAACTTTAGAGACAATCTCACCTTAAAGAAGATGTTTCTATTTATGATTGTGCATTTGTACATTTAAATATTATTCCCAATCCAAATATTGCATTTGCAAACAGTTGATGGAGACGATTGTGATATTGGCCTATAATTGTAACGTTAAGAGAAAAGTGCATTGTGCTGTCATAGTGACACGAGAGCTGGTGAGAGGGAAAATAGTGTTGTGTTTGTGAACTAGAAAATTGAAGGGAAGCCAAAGAGTGAACTGGTAATTCTTTGTTTGGTTGGCAAAAATTAAAGTGAAGACAAAAGGGAGGGAGGCACCAAAAAGAATGGAAGAGGTAGAATGAAACAGCATGTGGGTGACACTCAATAAAGAAAGAACAGTTGGGTAGGTGAACAGTGTCATAACAGAAGCAAAAATGAATTTATAGGGAAAACACTAACATGCTTTTATTAATATGTAGGTCAATGTTGAGATTGTGATAACCTTAAACTCTGTAGAAGTTAGAGGTTAGAGACCATGTACGCATTAACTGAATCCTTAAATCTCATTATGATAGTGAATTTTGTTATTCTTCTCATTGATGGATGTAGGCATTTGGGAATACCATGCAGTTATTGTTAGTTTTTCCTGATGGGTTTATTTTCTTGGGGGAGGGAGGGACCAAATATATCTCTTCTAATAGATATTTCTTTTTGTTATGTCATTGACTTCCTTTCCTGTAGAAGCTGATCATATTATATGTTAAATTAATGATGTTTGTTATTGAAATCGTGCAATTTGAATGATATTATGAAATGTCACAGATTGGGAAGCAATGGCAGATCGAGAGCCTGATGAGTTACTGCCCACAGTATCCTCAGATTGTATAGTTGGAGTATCAAATCTTAAGTTGGAGAACTCTAAGAGTCCAGCCCCAAAGCGGCGTGGAAGAGGAACATTTTCTTATGAAAAACATGAACTTTATAGTGATCAATTACGTGATAGCTCAGTCGACGATGTTGAGGATGAAGGGAGTCACTGTAGTTCAGAAGATAAAAAAGTTGTACAGAACGGTAAGTAATGACCCCTGACATTTCAATTGAACTGTAATAACTGGTTATGTGCTTAGTGTAAGATCTGCGTTTTCTTGTATCAAATCTAATTGTATGTGGTGCAGCTAGGAGGTTATGAATTCTCATAATATATCAGATCAAAGATTCATTTtcatttaaaagataatttatccATTGTGCTAGGTTTTCTATACATAAGGCAGTGTGTTGGAAGAGATTGGATTTTAACTATTGTTTTTTCAAATTCAGCAAAATACGGGACTGCACATGTTCTTGTTTTGGCTGACTTTCCACCAAGTACAAGGACAATCGAACTGGAGAGGCTTTTTGAGGACTTCAAAGATCGTGGATTTGTGATTCGCTGGGTTAATGATACAGTTGCTCTTGCAGTATTCCAAACACCTTCAGTTGGTAATTTCATAGTTTCCTGACTCTAGTATTATTTCTTACTATAAGCAGTACCATCATAAAATTTTCATGCATCAATATTTAAGAATAAGATACCCTGGAATCAACACCACCTTCCATTCTTGTGAACAATTTTTCCTGTTTCTACTCTCTCCCCCGCCCCTCCATGTTTGATCTCTAGTTTGATTTCTTGGCAACTTATATGAAACATTTTGTATTGCAGCACTTGAGGCTCGAAAAAGTATTCGTTGTCCATTCAATGTAAGGATACTTAGTGAAGATGATACACTCCTTGGTTCAATTAAAACTAAAGGTAATTGCTCCATTTGCACTTTTGTAGTTTAAGTGGATTTTCACTTCCAAtcgaagaaaataataaataactattAGACTGTGTTAAAACAGGCAGTCAGGCAGCATTAGATTGTCAACTAGTCGTGAAAATTTTTTCTTGACTGTCATTCaatcaaaatcattcaattaTTATGAGCACTTGTTCCTCAATTAGGGGTAAGATGAATTATCCTTGTCTTGATATCATGGTTTTCTTGTTTCCTTGTTTCAGACTTGGAACCACCACGGCAACGACCAAAAACATCTGCCCAAGCAGCACAGCGGCTGATTGCTCATGGCATGGGATTAAAGTTACCGTCGGTAGGATCTGGGTCCAGAGAACACAGAAAGCAAGAGGATGCCAGGAGGGACCGCATTGTTACCAGGCAAAAGTTGAGGGACGAGGCTTGGGGAGATGACTAGTATCTTCCACATAATGGAAAAATGGCCATTGTTTTGTACaacctggtttttttttttttggttgtctACGGTATCTTCCAATccgacaggtcaaggactaatccattGCGGATTGGAGCTCCATTTAAGGatctgccgctggccaatgggttactGCACGCACAAaacgggattcgaacccccgacacttgcttaagcggacgagtaaGCTGACCACTCGACCTGGTTCCTTGATAAACTATTTTTTTCACTACAGAATGGGCTTGCGCCTTTGTTTGTGGTGCCTGTTTAGATATCTATTATtgattgataaataaaatatttataaataaaaaaaattctagacttttcttcaatttttcatcgcaaatatttattttaagaagAGCAACAAACaccttataacctataagagtggcgtAACAATTTTTCATCCCAAATATTTCCTTTTGTTAAGCTAAAAAAGAAGAGTGAATAAGTTTTATGGTTTGAGTTTATCTCAAAGTTTCTCAAGGTAATTAACTCCATTTTCCAgcttagataattttatttttaataatattaggtgtctattaaaattagttattaaaatgaattattaatataaaatatatattaaaaataagttaaatatacatatttatatataaaatatatagtgattgatttttatagttaattttagtatacaaataacatttttgctCATGCGCAATGAATGTGTTGGGGGCATTGATTTTATTAGTCTAAAGATGAATAATTGAAGAGTCTATATATGAATAAAATGAATGAATACATATTAGTAGATAGTTTCTGATACAGGGAAGCCAATAGATTGAGAAAGTGTAGTGTGGTATTAATATTAAGTAGGTGTATTAGTAAGCAATTCACAATATAGAAGTATGAGTATAAAGAAATTGAAGAATAAAAATTCCTAGTCTTAGGAAGCAGCCAGCAACTAGTAACCTGAGACAAAAATAAAGGGTGTACTGAAAAATTAACCTGAGA
Coding sequences:
- the LOC112737461 gene encoding uncharacterized protein; its protein translation is MEKVEQPPQNWSEAAEDLAAAGDTDGAIAFIESVISNLELQTLKDPSDSIVTQLQLASALTELATLYSSKGFSLKADELRTRASLIKQTQQNETRVGKEYEGERIAPTNLASSSSSSSSSSSCKDSNFNGDLDRGLNEKHAELPAETSPHNDSSDDDWEAMADREPDELLPTVSSDCIVGVSNLKLENSKSPAPKRRGRGTFSYEKHELYSDQLRDSSVDDVEDEGSHCSSEDKKVVQNAKYGTAHVLVLADFPPSTRTIELERLFEDFKDRGFVIRWVNDTVALAVFQTPSVALEARKSIRCPFNVRILSEDDTLLGSIKTKDLEPPRQRPKTSAQAAQRLIAHGMGLKLPSVGSGSREHRKQEDARRDRIVTRQKLRDEAWGDD